A genomic segment from Syntrophotalea acetylenivorans encodes:
- the fliF gene encoding flagellar basal-body MS-ring/collar protein FliF — protein MAEETKPNLIETIKQWPRSRQISLGVVTVLCLVFFSVLVMQARHVDYQLLFGNLPTSDASAVITRLKDQKISYRLENGGTAIYIPANKVYEVRLELAGAGLPQGAGVGFEIFDKQSFGMTDFAQKINYQRALQGELSRTIASLAPVEGARVHLALAAKRLFREQQEKTTASVIVKLVPGRKLNDGQIQGIVNLVSGSVEGLHAGQVSVIDANGRVLSKSPQAETDSPLSPGLQQYQQSLEKRLENRAQSLLDRALGVGNSLVQITASLDFSQREHLEEAYDPNGSAVRSEQATTEKSGNSTNGGVPGVQSNLNESAGIQGFNSSNRSEETTNYEVSKTVSKIVESVGSIKTLSVAVLVADRQLPATEGSEATYEPRPAEELTSIEQMVRSALGLNNERGDQIVVISRPFENDFYDSTAPETTPGADIYSYVPMVKYGLLTVAALLLYFLLIRPLVKTLKGEEKMVEHYKTVEQLESELSGRPLQLEGPNAEAVKLREEVMNSENISAQVIKTWLKEG, from the coding sequence ATGGCGGAAGAAACCAAACCCAATCTTATTGAAACTATCAAGCAGTGGCCGCGATCCCGCCAGATCAGTCTGGGCGTTGTAACGGTACTTTGTCTTGTGTTCTTTTCCGTACTGGTAATGCAGGCCAGGCACGTCGATTATCAGTTGCTGTTCGGCAATCTGCCTACCAGCGATGCTTCGGCTGTCATTACGCGCCTCAAGGATCAGAAGATCTCCTATCGCCTTGAGAATGGCGGTACCGCCATCTATATCCCGGCCAACAAAGTCTACGAGGTTCGTCTCGAATTAGCCGGTGCCGGACTTCCCCAGGGAGCCGGAGTCGGCTTTGAAATCTTTGACAAACAAAGTTTCGGCATGACCGACTTTGCTCAAAAGATTAATTATCAGCGCGCCCTGCAAGGTGAATTGTCTCGGACCATAGCCTCCCTGGCTCCGGTGGAAGGGGCTCGGGTTCATTTGGCCCTGGCTGCAAAACGCCTGTTTCGCGAGCAGCAGGAAAAGACCACCGCCTCGGTTATCGTCAAACTGGTCCCGGGGCGCAAACTGAACGATGGCCAGATCCAGGGCATTGTGAATCTGGTCTCCGGCAGCGTTGAAGGCCTCCATGCCGGCCAGGTCTCGGTTATCGACGCCAACGGACGAGTTTTGTCGAAATCCCCTCAGGCGGAAACGGACAGCCCTCTCAGCCCCGGATTACAGCAATATCAGCAAAGCTTGGAAAAACGCTTGGAAAACCGTGCTCAGTCCTTGCTTGATCGCGCCTTGGGAGTCGGCAATTCTCTGGTTCAAATTACCGCCAGCCTCGATTTCTCGCAACGGGAACATTTGGAAGAAGCCTACGACCCGAACGGCTCGGCGGTTCGCAGTGAACAGGCGACAACGGAGAAGAGCGGCAACAGCACCAATGGTGGCGTCCCCGGAGTACAATCGAACCTTAACGAATCCGCCGGCATTCAGGGGTTCAATTCTTCCAACCGTAGCGAAGAGACCACCAATTACGAGGTGAGCAAGACCGTCAGCAAAATAGTCGAGTCGGTAGGGTCCATTAAAACCTTGTCCGTCGCGGTACTGGTTGCCGACCGTCAACTGCCCGCTACCGAAGGAAGCGAAGCGACCTACGAACCCCGACCGGCCGAAGAACTCACTTCCATCGAGCAAATGGTGCGCAGCGCCCTGGGACTGAACAATGAACGCGGAGACCAGATCGTGGTTATTTCCCGGCCCTTCGAAAATGACTTTTACGATTCCACGGCTCCTGAAACTACTCCCGGAGCGGATATTTACAGTTACGTGCCGATGGTCAAATACGGACTTTTGACCGTCGCCGCCCTGCTCCTCTACTTCCTGCTCATCCGGCCGCTGGTTAAAACCCTTAAAGGCGAAGAAAAGATGGTGGAACACTACAAAACTGTCGAACAGCTGGAATCGGAACTTTCCGGCAGACCCTTGCAGCTTGAGGGCCCCAACGCTGAAGCGGTGAAATTGAGAGAAGAAGTCATGAATTCTGAAAACATCTCCGCACAGGTCATCAAAACCTGGCTTAAAGAAGGCTGA
- a CDS encoding flagellar assembly protein FliH codes for MLSSKIYRSSDTQGLKRISFREFGDNGQVVEDGLLFEDDVFSEEAVPPPQPEHPEQPEQPPEPPSAPPADLGKQIEEAYLQGKEEGQQEIQLQFGSSLEMLAHGIEEVSRLRATLLQNSSQDMLRLVLSIARQVIHGEVSLNRELILTTIDKALRAAVRSDHYHIKVHPDDLALVTENKPFFITSINGLESITLEGDQKIARGGCQVESDLGAVDATIDGQLEEIRRTLLSTMEQG; via the coding sequence ATGCTCTCGTCTAAAATATATCGGTCCAGCGATACGCAGGGACTCAAACGCATCAGCTTCCGAGAATTCGGCGACAATGGCCAAGTGGTAGAAGACGGCCTGCTCTTCGAGGATGACGTCTTCAGCGAAGAAGCAGTCCCCCCCCCTCAACCTGAACATCCAGAGCAGCCCGAGCAGCCCCCCGAACCCCCGTCAGCGCCACCGGCGGACCTCGGCAAGCAGATCGAAGAAGCTTATCTACAGGGCAAGGAAGAAGGGCAGCAGGAAATTCAACTGCAATTCGGCAGTTCCCTGGAGATGCTCGCCCATGGCATCGAGGAGGTCAGTCGCCTGCGGGCTACCCTACTACAGAACAGTAGTCAGGATATGCTGCGACTGGTGCTGTCCATCGCACGCCAGGTCATTCACGGTGAAGTGAGCCTTAACCGCGAACTTATTCTGACCACGATTGATAAAGCTTTGCGGGCCGCCGTGCGTTCCGATCATTATCACATCAAGGTTCATCCCGATGACCTCGCCTTGGTTACAGAGAACAAGCCCTTCTTCATCACCAGCATCAACGGCCTGGAAAGCATCACTCTGGAAGGCGACCAGAAGATTGCCCGGGGCGGCTGCCAGGTCGAATCGGACCTCGGTGCCGTAGATGCCACCATCGACGGACAACTGGAAGAGATTCGCCGCACCTTGCTGAGCACCATGGAGCAAGGCTGA
- the fliG gene encoding flagellar motor switch protein FliG: MDLQKLSGAEKAAILLLCLGEEATSKVFESLSDAEVREITRHMITIEHIPAQVSREVVAEFNRTQKSHAGIFIRGNDFVKKVIAGSEDQKRAEKLLEDVTWDEEARPLETIAIMQPHMVASLLENEHPQTVALILSTQRIEHSAKILNCMNESIRADIMYRIARTEQVSPEIVGQIEDALRKEIGIVARQDKQHQLGGVSRVVDIINNMGPGADKKILEGIGKTDPDMADEIRNNMFTFEDLVNLDGRTLQTILREINNDQLTLALKSASDNLKEAIFQNISGRAAEMIQDDLEAMGPVKLSEVETMQQTIVKIVLKLEEEEKILIPGRGGADALV; encoded by the coding sequence ATGGATCTGCAAAAACTGTCAGGAGCTGAAAAAGCCGCCATTCTGCTTTTGTGCCTCGGGGAGGAAGCCACCTCCAAGGTCTTTGAATCCCTCAGCGATGCGGAGGTGCGTGAAATCACCAGGCACATGATCACCATCGAACATATCCCCGCGCAAGTTTCCCGCGAAGTGGTGGCCGAGTTTAATCGCACCCAGAAGTCCCATGCCGGGATCTTCATTCGTGGCAATGATTTTGTCAAAAAAGTCATTGCCGGAAGCGAAGACCAAAAACGAGCGGAAAAACTACTGGAGGATGTGACCTGGGACGAAGAGGCTCGGCCCCTTGAAACCATTGCCATCATGCAGCCTCACATGGTTGCCAGCCTGCTGGAAAACGAACATCCGCAAACCGTCGCATTGATTCTTTCGACCCAAAGAATCGAACATTCGGCCAAGATTCTCAATTGCATGAACGAGTCGATCCGGGCCGACATTATGTACCGCATCGCCAGGACAGAACAGGTTTCGCCGGAGATTGTCGGTCAGATCGAAGATGCCCTCCGCAAAGAGATCGGCATCGTCGCCCGCCAGGACAAGCAGCATCAGCTCGGTGGCGTCAGCCGCGTGGTCGACATCATTAACAACATGGGCCCGGGGGCAGATAAGAAGATCCTTGAAGGGATCGGAAAAACAGACCCGGATATGGCAGATGAAATCCGCAACAACATGTTCACCTTCGAGGACCTGGTCAACCTTGACGGTCGCACCTTGCAAACGATCTTGCGGGAGATCAACAACGACCAATTGACCCTGGCCCTCAAATCGGCGTCCGACAACCTCAAGGAAGCGATATTCCAGAACATCTCGGGTCGGGCAGCGGAAATGATTCAGGACGACCTGGAAGCCATGGGTCCGGTGAAACTTTCTGAAGTCGAAACCATGCAGCAGACTATCGTCAAGATCGTCCTTAAGCTTGAAGAAGAAGAAAAAATCCTGATTCCCGGTCGTGGAGGGGCAGATGCTCTCGTCTAA